One Solanum pennellii chromosome 10, SPENNV200 genomic region harbors:
- the LOC107032568 gene encoding cellulose synthase-like protein D4 has product MASLTSAPSKKTTRTPGGTNPGGSQGAAGKTGSSSGQTVKFARRTSSGRYVSLSREDLDMSGELSGDYMNYTVQIPPTPDNQPMDTSVAAKAEEQYVSNSLFTGGFNSVTRAHLMDKVIESEVNHPQMAGSKGSSCSMPACDGKIMKDERGNDVIPCECRYKICRDCYMDAQKDTGLCPGCKEAYKVGDLDDEIPNFSNGALSLPAPDGSKGMMRRNQNGEFDHNKWLFETQGTYGYGNAYWPDERDGDDGDGSMPKTMLDTSADIPWKPLSRKLPIPHSIISPYRLLIVIRLIVLGFFLTWRIRHPNPDAMWLWFMSIICEVWFAFSWILDQMPKISPVNRSTDLAVLREKFEMPSPSNPTGRSDLPGVDMFVSTADPEKEPPLVTANTILSILAADYPVEKLACYISDDGGALLTFEAMAEAASFADLWVPFCRKHEIEPRNPEAYFLLKGDPTKNKKRIDFVKDRRRVKREYDEFKVRINGLQDSIRRRSDAFNAREEMKMLKHMKENGTDPAEAIKVQKATWMADGTHWPGSWAVPSRDHGKGDHPGILQVMLKPPSSDPLMGVGDQDKLLDFSDVDIRLPMFVYMSREKRRGYDHNKKAGAMNALVRASAILSNGAFILNLDCDHYVYNCLAIREGMCFMMDRGGEDICYIQFPQRFEGIDPSDRYANHNTVFFDGNMRALDGLQGPMYVGTGCMFRRFALYGFEPANPDKTPQKGAEAQALKATDFDPDLDVNLLPKRFGNSTMLAESIPIAEFQGRPIADHPAVKYGRPPGALRIPKEPLDATTVAEAVSVISCWYEDKTEWGDRVGWIYGSVTEDVVTGYRMHNRGWRSIYCITKRDAFRGSAPINLTDRLHQVLRWATGSVEIFFSGNNAFLATRKLNLLQRLAYLNVGIYPFTSFFLIIYCFLPALSLISGQFIVQNVNVVFLVFLLTISLCLIGLAILEVKWSGVALEDWWRNEQFWLISGTSAHLAAVVQGLLKVIAGIEISFTLTSKSAGEDEDDAYAELYMVKWTSLMIPPIVIGMVNIIAIVVAFSRAVFAVVPQWGRFIGGAFFAFWVLAHLYPFAKGLMGRRRKTPTIVFVWSGLIAITLSLLWIAIGNPQLGQGQGVGGAGFQFP; this is encoded by the exons atggcAAGCTTGACGAGTGCACCATCAAAGAAGACAACGCGTACTCCTGGAGGAACAAATCCAGGAGGCTCTCAGGGTGCTGCTGGTAAAACAGGAAGTTCTAGTGGACAAACAGTGAAATTTGCGCGAAGAACGTCTAGTGGACGATATGTTAGTCTGTCTAGAGAAGATCTTGATATGTCTGGAGAGTTATCAGGCGATTACATGAATTATACTGTTCAAATTCCGCCTACGCCTGATAATCAGCCGATGGATACGTCTGTTGCTGCCAAAGCAGAGGAGCAATATGTATCGAATTCGTTGTTTACAGGGGGATTCAACAGTGTTACTCGTGCTCATCTGATGGATAAGGTGATTGAATCCGAAGTTAATCATCCTCAAATGGCTGGATCAAAAGGATCATCATGTTCCATGCCTGCTTGTGATGGAAAGATCATGAAAGATGAAAGGGGAAATGATGTTATCCCTTGTGAATGCag GTACAAAATATGTAGAGATTGCTACATGGACGCACAAAAAGACACAGGTCTATGTCCAGGTTGCAAAGAAGCATACAAGGTCGGGGATTTGGACGATGAGATCCCAAATTTTTCTAATGGAGCATTGTCATTACCGGCACCAGATGGTTCGAAAGGTATGATGAGGAGAAATCAAAATGGAGAGTTCGATCACAATAAATGGCTCTTCGAGACACAAGGCACGTATGGGTATGGAAATGCTTATTGGCCTGATGAAAGGGATGGAGATGATGGTGATGGAAGTATGCCTAAGACCATGTTGGATACATCTGCTGATATACCTTGGAAACCCCTCAGTAGGAAGTTGCCAATTCCGCATAGCATCATTAGCCCTTATAG GTTGCTAATTGTTATTCGACTTATTGTACTGGGGTTCTTCTTGACATGGAGAATACGGCATCCAAATCCAGATGCAATGTGGTTATGGTTCATGTCgattatatgtgaagtatggtttgcattttcatggattctgGATCAAATGCCCAAAATATCTCCAGTTAATCGGTCAACTGACCTAGCGGTACTACGTGAGAAATTTGAAATGCCATCACCATCTAATCCTACGGGTAGGTCGGATCTTCCAGGAGTTGATATGTTTGTGTCAACGGCTGATCCAGAGAAAGAGCCGCCCCTTGTCACAGCCAACACCATCCTATCCATTTTAGCAGCTGACTATCCCGTGGAGAAGCTAGCTTGCTATATTTCAGATGATGGCGGTGCCCTTCTAACATTCGAGGCAATGGCAGAGGCTGCTAGTTTCGCTGATTTGTGGGTACCATTCTGCAGGAAACATGAAATTGAACCGAGGAATCCTGAAGCGTATTTTCTCCTAAAGGGAGACCCTACAAAGAACAAGAAGAGAATTGATTTCGTCAAAGATAGACGAAGGGTTAAAAGagaatatgatgaatttaaggTCAGGATAAATGGTCTACAAGATTCAATAAGAAGGAGATCAGACGCGTTTAATGCTCGTGAGGAAATGAAGATGTTAAAGCACATGAAAGAGAATGGGACTGATCCTGCAGAGGCAATCAAAGTGCAAAAGGCTACTTGGATGGCTGATGGAACTCACTGGCCTGGATCATGGGCTGTGCCCAGCAGGGATCATGGAAAGGGTGATCATCCCGGGATCCTTCAG GTAATGTTGAAACCCCCAAGTAGTGATCCACTAATGGGAGTAGGTGATCAAGATAAGCTATTGGATTTTTCGGACGTGGACATAAGACTTCCAATGTTTGTATATATGTCACGTGAGAAGAGACGTGGGTATGATCACAATAAAAAAGCAGGTGCCATGAATGCCTTAGTGCGAGCTTCTGCTATATTGTCTAATGGTGCATTCATACTCAACCTTGATTGTGATCACTACGTATACAACTGCTTAGCTATTCGTGAAGGCATGTGTTTCATGATGGATAGAGGTGGAGAAGACATATGTTATATTCAATTCCCTCAACGATTTGAAGGAATCGATCCCTCAGATCGTTATGCCAATCACAATACTGTGTTTTTCGATGGAAATATGCGTGCACTCGATGGCCTCCAG GGTCCTATGTATGTTGGGACGGGTTGCATGTTTAGGCGATTTGCACTTTACGGATTTGAACCAGCAAATCCTGATAAGACACCACAAAAAGGTGCAGAGGCTCAAGCATTGAAAGCCACAGATTTTGATCCAGATTTAGATGTGAATCTACTACCTAAGCGTTTTGGGAACTCCACAATGTTAGCAGAGTCTATTCCAATTGCTGAGTTCCAAGGGCGTCCTATCGCGGATCACCCTGCTGTCAAGTATGGAAGACCTCCTGGTGCTCTTAGAATCCCAAAGGAACCACTCGATGCCACCACTGTCGCGGAAGCAGTTTCTGTCATATCTTGTTG GTACGAAGACAAGACAGAGTGGGGTGATCGAGTTGGATGGATTTATGGTTCGGTGACAGAAGATGTGGTTACTGGATACCGGATGCATAATCGTGGATGGCGTTCTATTTATTGCATCACCAAACGTGACGCGTTCCGTGGATCAGCTCCTATAAATCTAACAGATAGGCTACATCAAGTGCTCCGTTGGGCTACAGGCTCTGTTGAAATCTTTTTCTCAGGGAACAATGCCTTCCTTGCAACCCGAAAACTCAATTTGCTCCAACGTCTTGCTTACCTTAATGTCGGAATTTATCCTTTCACTTCATTTTTCCTCATCATCTACTGTTTCCTCCCTGCACTCTCCCTCATATCTGGTCAATTCATCGTCCAGAATGTCAACGTCGTGTTCCTTGTATTTCTATTAACCATATCACTCTGTCTCATCGGTTTAGCCATCTTGGAGGTGAAATGGTCGGGCGTTGCTTTAGAGGATTGGTGGAGAAATGAACAATTTTGGCTCATTTCAGGTACTAGTGCCCATCTTGCTGCTGTTGTACAAGGTCTCCTTAAAGTTATCGCGGGGATTGAAATATCATTTACCCTCACTTCAAAATCTGCTGGAGAAGACGAAGATGACGCCTATGCTGAATTATACATGGTCAAATGGACATCATTGATGATACCACCTATAGTCATCGGTATGGTTAACATAATTGCTATTGTAGTTGCATTCTCTAGGGCCGTGTTTGCTGTTGTACCCCAATGGGGAAGATTCATTGGTGGTGCATTCTTCGCGTTCTGGGTGTTAGCTCATTTGTATCCTTTCGCTAAGGGACTCATGGGTCGAAGGAGAAAAACACCCACCATCGTCTTCGTATGGTCAGGACTCATTGCCATAACACTCTCCTTGCTATGGATAGCTATTGGTAACCCACAACTTGGTCAGGGACAAGGTGTTGGTGGTGCTGGCTTTCAGTTTCCTTAA